One Polynucleobacter sp. SHI8 genomic window, GGAAAATCAATCGAACCCAAATCCTGAATTAGAGATACTTTACTTTTGGGGCTCTCAAGGTTGTGGCAAAACTCATATCCTTAAGGCTTTAAATGGAATTGCCCAAGAAAATGAATTAAGCACTTGTTTCTTAGAATCCGGAAGCTCCCTCTGGAGTTATCTTGACTATGGAAATATGCTAGTCCATAAGCTTTATTTGGTCGATAACGTTGACCATCTCAAAGAAAATGAACAAAAGGCTTTTTTTCGATTGCTGATTGAGGCAAAAGATGATGAAGATATCCTTATCATCTCTACCGGATCGCAATCTATTTCTGGACTTTCCCTACGTAGCGATATTTCTTCTCGACTTTCCTCTGGACTTAACTTTGAACTTCACACACTGCAAGATGGCGAGAAAGTTAAAGCAATCCAAGATTTCGCTTCAGCAAAAGGCTTAAATTTCTCTGAAGATATAGCCCCTTGGCTGTTGGATAATTTTCACCGTGATATGCCAAGCTTAATTTCTCTAGTAGAAGCACTGGATCAATACTCCCTACAAACTAAACGCTCTATCACCCTACCCTTAGTAAGAGACTTGTTAAAAAATAAAGCTTAATTTATGTCTACTAACTCTCCTACTCTCGTTTTTTTTGATTTAGATAATACCCTTTTACCGATCGATAGTGATCATGCTTGGGGACATTTTTTGGTTGAATTGGGCGTAGTCAATCAAGAAGAATATGAGCAAGCCAATAATCGTTTTTATGCGGCATATAAAGCTGGTACTCTCAATATTGATGAATTTCTGAACTTCGCATTAAAGCCTCTCGCAAGCCACCCAAGAAAGCAACTTGAGACATGGCATAACGAGTTCATGCAAAAAAAAATCGAGCCTCAAATACATCCAAAAGCCATTGAACTCGTCAATCAACACCTTGATCTAGGGCATATTTGTTCAATCGTTACGGCAACCAATAGCTTTGTAACGAAGCCGATTGCAACGCGTTTTGGGATTCAACACCTCATCGCTACTGAACCAGAGATTCGCTCAGATGGTGAATTTACTGGGAAAGTGCGAGGATTGCCCAATTTTCAGGCGGGTAAGGTTGTCCATGTTGAAAACTGGCTCAAAAGTTTAGGATTGAGTTTAGATCATGCTGAAAATAGCATTTTTTATTCTGATTCAATGAATGATCTACCACTACTGGAAAAAGTCAAAGTGCCTGTTGCGACCAATCCAGATCCAAGGCTTGCTCATCTTGCGCAAGAAAGAGCTTGGAAAATACTTCATTTATTTGCATGATTCAAAAGATCATACGTCGTATTTTAGGTAAAAAACCTTCATCGACTTCACGTACCCCTAAAAACAAGGCTGCTAAAGAGATTGGCTTCCAAGATCATCAGATCAATCAAGATCATATTTCTAAAAATGCAATCAAAGTAACTCAAGCACTCCAACATGCTGGATATGAAGCTTTTATCGTAGGTGGTGCAGTTCGCGACTTAATACTCGGAATTGTTCCGAAAGATTTTGATGTTGCTACAAATGCCACACCCGATCAAGTCCAAGCTGTATTCAGAAAATCACGCTTAATTGGGCGACGATTTCAAATTGTTCATGTCACTTTTTATGGCGGCCATAAACCGGAAATTATTGAAGTGTCTACATTTCGGGCAATGGTCAATGACGAAGGTGAACATATTACTGAAAGTGGTCGAATTTTACGCGATAACATCTGGGGCTCACACTCAGAAGATGCTGCGAGACGTGACTTTACGATCAATGCTCTATATTACAACCCTAGTAATAGCGTAGTTCTTGATTATCATGGCGGCATGTATGACATGAAAGAACGCCTCATACGTATGATTGGGGATTCAGAAAAGCGTTATCGCGAAGATCCGATCCGGATGCTCAGGGCGGTACGTTTTGCTGCAAAGACAGGTTTTGCTATTGAGGCCAAGACTTTAGCTCCAATTCAAGAGTTAGCTCCATTGATTCATGATGTCCCTAGTGCACGACTCTTTGATGAAATATTAAAGCTTTTAATGTCAGGACATGCTTGGGCATCTCTTGAAGCATTGCGAGATGTTGGCTTGGGACAAGGGCTATTGCCCATGATTGATGCTATTTTTGAGCAGGACAAGCTCAGTCATTTTGCCAAAATAGCGCTTGCCAGAACTGATGAAAGAGTACAACTGGGCAAACCAATCTCCCCAGGCTTTTTATTTGCCACATTGCTTTGGCATCAAGTTGACCTTGGCTGGCAAAATGAACTGCATACGGGTAAACCCCTTATCCCGGCTTTACATGCAGCAATTGACTCCGTGTTAGCAAATCAGCGCGAGACTTTTGCCATCCAAAGAAGATTCGAAACAGATATGCGTGAAATTTGGAGTCTACAACCTAGATTCGAAAAAAGAAGTGGGAAAATGCCATATCGACTGCTGGAGTCACCTCGCTTCAGAGCAGGTTATGATTTTTTATGTTTGCGATGCTTGGCTGGTGAACTCCCTTCATCTCTTTCTCAATGGTGGGAGGATTTTCAAGTAGCGGATTTACCAGAACGTGAAAAATTGTTATTAAGCGCCAAAGAAGAATCCCCACTAAATTCTTCAAGTACTCCTGGAAAGTCTCGTCGAAGGAGGCGCAGAGCCCCTAAAAATCAAGGTGATGAGATCAAAATCCTTGATCCTGAGCAAGCTTCCTAAAAATTGATTAAAGTATCTTAATTAGTGCCAAGAAAAAAGGTGACGAATGGCAAAGGCGTTTATTGGTTTAGGTGGTAATGTGGGTGATTCTAGGCAAATTTTGACAGATGCTGTCATTTGCCTTGCGCAAATACCATCAATTCAAATTAACGCGAGAAGTTGTTTTTATATTAGTAGCCCCGTAGACGCTCCTGGAGATGACTACATTAATAATGTGATTTCCATTTCAACCACTCTCGAGCCTAAATCTCTGCTACATGCCTGCCAAGCTGTTGAAAGACATTTTGGTAGAGAGCGCCCTTATGAAAAAGCTCCACGTACGCTAGATATTGATGTTTTAATCTATGAGGATCTCATCAGTAACGATCCTGAGTTGATCGTTCCGCATCCACGGATGACTGAACGTATGTTCGTTCTTTTGCCTTTATTAGAATTAGAACCTGAAATTGAATTGCCTCTGCACGGCAAACTAAAAAATAAAATCTCTGATTTATCCTGGCAAAAGATTGAAAAGCTCCCCACTCAACAGTGCTTCATCGGCGGTGATTTAAATAATACCCATTAAGCTAAAATTTCTGTATATTCAAGTTTTGGCTTAATCACTTCATATGTCTTATTTACAATCTAATCAAGAAATTAAGGCTTTAACCACCAGCTCATTACTTAAAATGCATGCTGAAGGTGAGAAAATTACCTCCTTAACTGCTTATGATGCAAGTTTTGGAACTCTTTTTGATCAAATCGGAATTGATGTTATTTTAGTTGGTGACTCCCTTGGAAATGTTATCCAAGGTCATACATCCACCCTGCCAGTCCGTATTGAAGACATGGTTTACCACACAGCTTGTGTGAGCAAAAATCTTCAGCGCACCTTTTTAATTTCTGATATGCCGTTTGCTTCATATGGGGATGTACAAAGTGCTCTTCGAAACGCAGCACTTCTTATGCAAGCGGGTGCCAAAATGGTCAAGCTAGAAGGTGGCACTTGGTTAGCCCCAACGATTAAGCATCTAGTGACACAAGGTATTCCTGTATGTGCGCATTTAGGCTTAACCCCTCAATCTGTAAATACTTTGGGCGGGTTTAAAGTGCAAGGTAAATCAGCACAACAAGCGCAACAGATGATTGAAGACGCGAAAAACCTCGAAGCAGCTGGCGCGCAAATGTTGGTTTTAGAGGCTGTGCCTTCTTCTTTGGGGAAAAAAATTACTGAATCTATTCAGATTCCCACCATCGGCATTGGAGCTGGTCCTGATTGTTCAGGACAAGTGCTCGTCATGCATGACGCTCTAGGAGCATTTCCAGGTAGACAGCCTAAATTTGTAAAGAACTTTCTGGCCCAGAGTGGCTCTATTGAAAAAGCCGTTGAACTTTACATCAGTGAGGTGAAATCAGGTGCATTTCCAGCACCTGAACATTGTTTTAAAGATTAATTAAAAAAATCTTTCACTCGATCAATCCAGCCTCGCTCCTGAGGATTATGTTTACGACTATCGGCTTGCAAGCTTTTTTCTAAATCCTGAATTAATTTCCGTTGTTGGTCGTTAAGTTTCACAGGGGTTTCAATCTGGACATGAACATACAAATCTCCAGGCACAGAAGAACGAATACCTTTAATACCTTTTCCTCTTAGTCGATACGTACGGCCCGTTTGAGTTCCTTCTGCAACTTCAAAACTTGCTTTTCCTGCCAGTGTAGGGACCTGGACTTCGCCTCCTAAACATGCCGTTGCGTATGAAATCGGCATTTGGAAATGTAAATCATCCCCATCTCTTTCGAAGACAGGATGAGGCTTGATATGTACCTCAACGTATAAATCTCCT contains:
- a CDS encoding DnaA/Hda family protein, which codes for MTSKKPQQFTLDILLSPPPTLDNFVLSKKDKTNGVNILAVLKSLELYWENQSNPNPELEILYFWGSQGCGKTHILKALNGIAQENELSTCFLESGSSLWSYLDYGNMLVHKLYLVDNVDHLKENEQKAFFRLLIEAKDDEDILIISTGSQSISGLSLRSDISSRLSSGLNFELHTLQDGEKVKAIQDFASAKGLNFSEDIAPWLLDNFHRDMPSLISLVEALDQYSLQTKRSITLPLVRDLLKNKA
- a CDS encoding HAD family hydrolase; translated protein: MSTNSPTLVFFDLDNTLLPIDSDHAWGHFLVELGVVNQEEYEQANNRFYAAYKAGTLNIDEFLNFALKPLASHPRKQLETWHNEFMQKKIEPQIHPKAIELVNQHLDLGHICSIVTATNSFVTKPIATRFGIQHLIATEPEIRSDGEFTGKVRGLPNFQAGKVVHVENWLKSLGLSLDHAENSIFYSDSMNDLPLLEKVKVPVATNPDPRLAHLAQERAWKILHLFA
- the pcnB gene encoding polynucleotide adenylyltransferase PcnB, producing MIQKIIRRILGKKPSSTSRTPKNKAAKEIGFQDHQINQDHISKNAIKVTQALQHAGYEAFIVGGAVRDLILGIVPKDFDVATNATPDQVQAVFRKSRLIGRRFQIVHVTFYGGHKPEIIEVSTFRAMVNDEGEHITESGRILRDNIWGSHSEDAARRDFTINALYYNPSNSVVLDYHGGMYDMKERLIRMIGDSEKRYREDPIRMLRAVRFAAKTGFAIEAKTLAPIQELAPLIHDVPSARLFDEILKLLMSGHAWASLEALRDVGLGQGLLPMIDAIFEQDKLSHFAKIALARTDERVQLGKPISPGFLFATLLWHQVDLGWQNELHTGKPLIPALHAAIDSVLANQRETFAIQRRFETDMREIWSLQPRFEKRSGKMPYRLLESPRFRAGYDFLCLRCLAGELPSSLSQWWEDFQVADLPEREKLLLSAKEESPLNSSSTPGKSRRRRRRAPKNQGDEIKILDPEQAS
- the folK gene encoding 2-amino-4-hydroxy-6-hydroxymethyldihydropteridine diphosphokinase, encoding MAKAFIGLGGNVGDSRQILTDAVICLAQIPSIQINARSCFYISSPVDAPGDDYINNVISISTTLEPKSLLHACQAVERHFGRERPYEKAPRTLDIDVLIYEDLISNDPELIVPHPRMTERMFVLLPLLELEPEIELPLHGKLKNKISDLSWQKIEKLPTQQCFIGGDLNNTH
- the panB gene encoding 3-methyl-2-oxobutanoate hydroxymethyltransferase; its protein translation is MSYLQSNQEIKALTTSSLLKMHAEGEKITSLTAYDASFGTLFDQIGIDVILVGDSLGNVIQGHTSTLPVRIEDMVYHTACVSKNLQRTFLISDMPFASYGDVQSALRNAALLMQAGAKMVKLEGGTWLAPTIKHLVTQGIPVCAHLGLTPQSVNTLGGFKVQGKSAQQAQQMIEDAKNLEAAGAQMLVLEAVPSSLGKKITESIQIPTIGIGAGPDCSGQVLVMHDALGAFPGRQPKFVKNFLAQSGSIEKAVELYISEVKSGAFPAPEHCFKD